A stretch of DNA from Piliocolobus tephrosceles isolate RC106 chromosome 21, ASM277652v3, whole genome shotgun sequence:
GTGGGGAATATAGGAAATTATTTAAGAACAAGTCCTGCCTCACTGAACCCAGAAGAGATCACAAACACAGGAATGTTCGCACTGGAGAAAGGCCTTATGAGTGCAGCAAATATGggaatttatttaaccaaaaccCTACACTCCATATTCGTGAGAGATTTCATACTGGGCAAAAGACCTATGAATGCAGTGAGTGTGGAAAATCATTTCACCAAAGCTCTTCACTCTTGCAGCATCAGACACGTCACGCTAGAGAAAGGCCTTATGAGTGTattgaatgtgggaaagcctttgcTGAAAAGTCCAGTTTCATTAACCACAGGAAAGTCCACTCTGGAGCAAAGCGTTACAAATGCAATGAATGTGGAAAGTCCTTTGGTTATACATCTAGTCTCATTAAACACAGGAGgattcacactggagagaggcCTTATGAGTGCAGTGAATGTGGGAGATCCTTTGCTGAAAACTCCAGTCTTATTAAACACTTGAGAGTTCACACAGGAGAAAGGCCTTATGAATGTGGTGAGTGTGGAAAATCATTTCGCCGAAGCTCTTCACTCTTGCAGCATCAGAGAGTTCACACTAGAGAAAGGCCTTACGAATGTAGTGAATGTGGAAAATCCTTTAGCTTAAGGTCCAACCTCATTCACCATCAGCGAGTTCATACTGGAGAAAGGCATGAGTGTGGTCAGTGTGGGAAATCCTTTAGCCGAAGATCTAGCCTTATTATACATCTgagagttcacactggagaaaggccttATGAGTGCAGTGAATGTAAGAAATCCTTTGCTGAAAACTCCAGCCTTATTAAACACTTgagagttcacactggagaaaggccaTATGAATGCATTGATTGTGGAAAATCGTTTCGCCACAGTTCTTCGTTCCGTCGCCATCAGAGAGTTCATACTGGAATGAGGCCTTATAAGTGAAgcaaattttggaaattttcttaCCCAGGCTTTTTGCTCCTTCAAGGCGAGAGAGTTCACACCAGATCAAGGTGTTATGAGTGTGGCAAATGGGGAATATTCTGTAGCTGGAATGCTAGCTTCTTTACATAAAAGAGTGCTACCACTGAAGAAGTGCCTTTTGAGTGCAATGAATGTGAGAAAGCCTTGGCCCTCTCTCATTGGTTACCAGAATATTTACATGAGGAAAATACCACAGATGTGGAGgcaatattatttcttcttcagtttaACACTGGAGGAGACCCCTTATGTGGATGCCATCTGCCTAAATTGAATGTGCCATAGATCAAATAGCTGCATACATTCCAGGTATGTGGGAACCACGTAGTATTTTTCAACCTGCCCAGGTCTCTTGCTAGACTTCTGTGACTGACAGTTCTCTTCTAAAAAGCatttcacggccgggcgcggtggctcaagcctgtaatcccagcactttgggaggccgagacgggcagatcacgaggtcaggagatcgagaccatcctggctaacatggtgaaaccccgtctctactaaaaaacacgaaaaaaactagccgggtgaggtggcggacgcctgtagtcccagctcctcgggaggctgaggcaggagaatggcgtaaacctgggaggcggagcttgcagtgagctgagatccggccactgcactccagcctgggcgacagagtgagactccgtctcaaaaaaataaataaataaaaagcatttcacCTTTACCACTTGGCAGGTGCCCACAGTACATCATTTGCCTAACTCATCATGATCCAGAAGTAACTTTGATTTTGTTTCATTCAACAGAGGGATTTTTTTAGTATCCTCAGTactcattttattctcatttatttctctccGATGAGTTAGGCCATGAAACTGACTCATTTTTGGCACAGAGGACTTTTCTGGTAACTTGAAAAGATAGACTGCCTTTTTCAGGGATCTTTTGGATCTCACAGAATTCTTAAGATGGAATTTTCCAGCCTGCCAGTCATGAATCTCAGACAGCCTGCCGCCTATTGCCCTGATTTGTGTTATAATAAAGGCCCTGTTGCTTAAGACACCTTCAGTCTTTGcaagagggcatggaagctccaagCGCTTTTCTCATACTTTACCCTATGCATCTCTATCTGCACCTTTTGTACTATTTATAATTAACCAGTAAATTATTTTCCCTGAGTTTTATGTGCCGCTCTATCAAATTAATCAAATCTGGTCATGGGAGTGGGGGGGTCCATGGGATTCCCGGTTTATAGTTCATCAGTCAAAAGCAGAGGCTCTGGGGCTTTGATTGGCATCAGAAATGGGAGCATCAGTCTTGGAGACTGAGTCCTCAAACTGGGGGATGTGATGCTATCTGCAGGTAGATAATGACTGAGTTGAACTGGAGGACCCCCAGCTTGTGTCCACTGGAGGATTGCTTGGTGCGTGTGGAGAGCACCCCGCATATCTGGTCACAGAATTATTCCTTATTGATCATTGTTGTGTGACAGACAACAgaggaaaagtttatttttttcgaCAAATATGCTATGGCTTCCCTTCTATTATTCCACATCTTTCTACTCCTGCCATactatttctttctctccaaGTTTGTTATTCCTCAGAGTTCTCATAAATGGAAAGGATATGCACTTTGTTGAAATAAGAATTTCGTGTTAACCAAGTTTTCATGATAGCCGTGACTTTCACTTAATTATCTCAGAACTTAGAGCTTACTGTTCTCTACTTCCTATGCATTGAGACTTAATGTGTTCTTGGCCATCACAGAAACTTTACTAGCTACTATGTCATTGTCAATGGATAACTCTCTGAATCCATATTAATTACTTTGTAATTATCTCAGTCCTCAGCTGTGTTTCAGAGATAATCTCCAGCCTTCATGCAGATGCTATCACTGCACCTACAGGTGAAATGATAATCAATTCCTAGCAAGGGAGTTGGATCATGGAATACAAGATAATTTATCAAGAATCAGATAGTCTTGTTCCACACCTGCAGGAATGTCAACACTGCAACCACCATGGCAAATATTGATTTAATAAGCAATTACTATTCCCAGATAAGTGTCGGAATCTTAGAAGAAATTGTAATATCTTAGACAATTTAGACGTGATGGAgggtggatgatgagaaattacctaatggGTGCAATGGATACTGTTTgagtgatggataccctaaagcCCTGATTTAGCTTCTACACAATCTGTGCATGTAACCAAATCACACTTATACCacactaaattatttaaaaaaaaaaaaaaagaagaagtgttaaatagaaaaatgaggcTGCTTTGTGGGATTGGAACACAATACAAATGAAGAGATAGAACATAGTCGGAGAGACTCAGAGGCATGGTACCACCTTGTGTAATTCCCTTAGGGCTGCCTAGGATCTCTTCTCCATATTGTCTCTCATACTCTCTTTAAAGTATTCTCATTGATAACCAAAACATTCTCACAACATTCATTATAAGAGCCTtactcggccaggcgcggtggctcacgcctgtaatccaagcactttgggagaccgagacgggtggatcacaagatcaggagagcgagaccatcctggctaacatggtgaaaccccatctatactaaaaatacaaaaaaaataaattagccgggcgtggtggtgcctgtagtgccagcaactcaggaggctgaggcaggagaatggcctgaacctgggaggtggagcttgccgtgagccgggatcgcagcactgcactctagcctaggcgacagagtgagactctatctcaaaaaaagaaaaagaaaaaaaaaaaacctttactcACATAAAGTGAAGAACAAGAAGACTTTTACCCACAGTTTTTGAGTAGACGTTTAGTGTCCTTAGAACATTTTTGGAGTATGCATTTTTATCCTTTTGAGAACATGATTTACAAATGTGAGCTGCAGGACTATTTCATTAACGTGTTGAATACAAGAGTTAAAACTTCCTGTCCCATTTAGTGAATGGAAAAATACTTAAGTTACATGAATAAAAAGGTCGTAAATTACCAACAGCAAGATAATCAGGGACATAAAACATCTCAATCTCTACATGTTGCTTAATGACAACATGTTTTGtaggtacattttattttcacagttaCTTGTATTTTATTCCCTTCTCGCTGGAAAGATGTCCAGTGATTCTGAATCAATATAGGTGTGTGGGGTGTCATCTAGAAGTCATAAAATGACTTACTCAAATTAACCATGTTATGACCACTCACACTTGCTGATACATATCTTCCTGTAACTTCTGTGGAgagtgaaattttcttttttttttttttctgttttttttttttttgagacagagtttcactcttgttacccaggctggagtgcaatggtgtgatctttgctcactgcaacctccacctcccaggttcaagtgattctcctgtctcagcctccagaggctCTGTGGTTCTGTGTGGCTATGGAGTCATTCAGGGAGACATTCACAGGATGATTTGGGATTACCACTACTCTTGGAAACCATGGAAATTCTGTGTTAATATTGGATCCTATTTGTATTTGTCAAGCATACTCTGGATATTTATCCACATTTTGGTATAAGGCCAGAATTGAAGGCCCAATATGATGTTTCACTTTGACATCTTGTGACAGTGGGACAACCGTAAAAGGTGTGAGTACAAATCTCATTCCCACTCTGCTCTCTTGGATAATGTATCCTAGCCTAACAACCCTTTTTATCAATGCGATGAGGCAGGGTTCCTGTGGgggaaagaaagatcagactgttactgtgtctgtgtagaaaaaggaagacataagaaactccatttagatctgtactaagaaaaattcttctgccttgagatgctgttaaacTGTAACCCTAACCCCAACCCTGTGCTCGCAGAAACGTGCTGTATTGaatttagggctgtgcaggatgtgccttggtaaaaatgtgtttgcaggcgtatgcttggtaaaagtcatcgccattctccagtctcaagtacccagggacacaatacACTGCGGAAggctgcagggacctctgcccaagaaagcctgggtattgtccaaggtttccccACACTGAGACAGTCTGAGATACGACttcatgggaagggaaagatcTTACCATCCCCGAGCCCGACAcccataaagggtctgtgctgaggaggattactgaaagaggaaggcctctttgcagttgagataagaggaaggcatgTGTCTCCTCatccctgggaatggaatgtctcaGTGTAAAACCCAATTGTACATTCTCTTTATGGAGATAGGAGAAAGCCGCCTTatggctggaggtgagacatgctggCGGCAGTACTGCTGTTTGCTACACtgagatgtttgtgtaaagtcAGACATAAATCTGGCCTATGTGCACATCCAGacacagcacctttccttaaacttatttatgacacagagtCCTTTGctcatgttttcctgctgacccctctccccaccattacCCTATAGTCTGCCACATCCCTCGCTGAGATAGTAGAGCCAGCGATCGTGATCAGTAACtaccgagggaactcagagaccagttcCGGTGCGTGTCCTCACTTCCTGAgcgccagtcccctgggcccacttttcttcctctatactttgtctctctgtcttatttcttttatcagtctCTTGTCTCCACCTTatgagaaatacccacaggtgtggagggccAGACCCCCTTCAGGTCCCAGGTTGTTATACTTTGTAGTGAGTTTCAATTCCATCCCTACCAGCAGAGTTATGGAAACAAACCATTGCATATTTCCAAGGAAATCATGGACCATTATGCCCTCTTCACCttacaaaacaattttatttgtgtgggttgggcacggtggctcacacctgtaacctcagcactttgggaggccaaggggtagaccacttgaggccaggagttaaagaccagcctggccaacatggtaaaaccgcgtctctagtaaaaaaataaaaaaatcaaccagATGTAGTGGTGCGCggctgtagtcccggctactcaggaggctgaggtttgagaatcacttgaacctgggaggcagaggctgcagtgagccaacatcgtgccactgcactccaacctgggtggcagagctagactatgtctcaaaagccccaaaaaacaaacttttatttgTGGGGATGCCAGAGAGGGGCTGATGGTGGGGAAAACTCAGGTGGGCGTGGCCATGGGCATGTGTCTGTACAGTATAAAGAATGATGTATACTTAAGAGAGCGAGTTTGTCCAACGGGCTCAGGCGCTGCCCTGGGCTTTACGTAAGCTTGGATATCGCTATGCAGAAGGGGGCGGACCTTTTTATGTCCGGACCTCGGCATGGATACCTGTTTGTCCCTTTACTGCTTATTGCTGATGGCAGTTGACCAGGGAGCCCATGAAGAGACAAAGGCACCAGTGGACACAGTTTGAACTCTGCTAGGGACCTTGGGAGGAGGATGGGCAAGGGTGGGTGTGTGGGAGAGGTGGATTGCGGTACCTCAGTCAGAAGGGCAGCCTTAACCATCAGCGtgttcacactggagaaaggccttCTGAGTGTGGAGAATGTGGGAAGTATTTTGGTCAAAAGAATAACCTCATTCATCATCAGTGAGGTCACACCGGAGAAAGGCCTTATGAGTGCAGGGAGTGTGGGAAATCATTTAGATACAGATCCCACCTCACTGAACACCAGGGACTTCACACTGGGGAAACACCTTACAATTGTAGGGAATGtgggaaattattattattattttttttttgagacggtgtctcgctctgtcgcccaggctggagtgcagtggccggatctccactcactgcaagctccgcctcccgggtttacgccattctcctcctgcctcagcctcccgagtagctgggactacaggcgcccgccacctcgcctggctaattttttgtattttttagtagagacggggtttcaccgggttagccaggatggtttcgatctcctgacctcgtgatccgcccgtctcagcctcccaaagtgctaggattacaggcttgagccaccgcgcccggtctatttatttattttgagaaggattctagctctgtcacccaggctggagtgcagtggcgcgatctcaactcattgcaacctcagcctcccgagttcaggtgattctcctgcctcagcctctcgagtaactgggactgcaggtgcctgccaccacaccgggctaatttttgtatatttagtagagacatggtttcaccatattggtcaggctgatcttcaactcctgacctcgtgatctgtctgacttagcctcccaaggtgctgagattacaggcataagccaccgtgcccagcaatttatttatttattttttattattttttgagacagagtctcgctcttgttgcccaggctggagtgcaatggcatgatgtcagcttACCGtgacctccatctccagggttcaagtgattctcctgcctcagcctcctgagtagctgggattagaggcatgcaccaccacgcctggatcattttgtactttcagtagagatgtggtttctccatgttggccagactggtcttgaactcccgacctcaggtgatccgcccgccttgggctcccaaagtgcttggattacaagcgtgagccacggtgtctggcctttatttttatgttttgtgggtatatagtaatGTATGTATTTGAAGATAACGAGATCCTTTGATGTAGCCATGCCATAGGTTATAATCACATAGGGTAAATGGGGTCTCCATCACCTCAACATTTATCCTTCATATtataaacaatccagttatactcttttatttttaaatgtatgattaaattattttgactatagcCACTGTGTTATGGTAGCAAATATTAGGTCTTGTTCATCACTGTTTTTTGTACCCATCCTGTCATTATGTCTTACGGagaattttcttttgttcccAACAAAACAATGAAACTGACAAAACTGACTATAATGATTCAGTCTACATGAATTTAAAGAGCAATCAATACTTAATGTTCTCAGCTCTGGGTGCACACATTGTAAATCTGAATGATGCCAATGATATGGCCACGTAGATAAGTAAAGTTTAGGAGCATctcaaatagtatttttattctcTGGGGGCAGAATGAGCTTTCTAGAGTCTGATGTGATACCTATTTGATGCTTTTACAAAGAATCAATAGCCTTCCTCCCTTGAGGTGTGAATAGGGCTTTCCAGCAGCCCTCAGAGTGTCACATGGTCTGCATTCTGCTTGCTCTTGGAGGATCCCACCATTGTTGACTGAGAGCTCTGGGAAGTACTTTTCCCAGAAGGCACTAGTTGCAAGGCCCAGGAGGAGGGATTTCTGGGCATGCTTGTCAGGTCAGGGAGTACTGGGTTGGGACTGAGAAGGCACAAGAGGAGGAGTCATCTCTGCTCCCTAGTGGCAGGTCTGAGTTTCACAGGCACTGCCTGGGGTGATGCGTGCTCCACCCACAGTTGATGGCAGCAGCCACACTGAGGGACCTAGCTCAGGTCAATGGTGTGTATTACAGGCTTCACCCCAGGTAGAGTAATACAGGTGGAGGGACCAACAGGTGCAAAGGCTTAGAGGTACATCTGAGCCATGAACATCTCAGAACCTGTTAACCATGTTGTGTCATGATCACCTAAGTTCAgaagcttaagaccagcctgggcaacatagtgagaccccatctctcaaaaaaaaaaaaaaagccctagtAAAACCTGAACATGAACCAGAGTCACACCTGTCTTAGGGGTTGTGCCTTCAGTCTGAGCGTCCTGGGATGTATGGAGGGTTGTGAACAGAAGAGGGTCCTGTGCTTGGTAGGACTTTAACAGTTTCCAAAAGCCTCTCAGAGAACAGACTGGAATGAGGATGAGGAGGACAATGAGGCACTGAGAAGTGCAGTCTTCATTCAAGGTCACAGATGGTAAGAAGGAGCACTGAGAATTGAAATCGGTTAATCAGTTAGCCCCAGGACCCCTGGCTTTATGGTTGTGTAGGGATCAGCGGAGGTTGGATCGGCTGGAGCCGGTCACAGTTGCCTTCTTATTTTCATGGGATCTGAAGACTGAAAATGCTTATGGTGCCAAcacagggaaagagaaagtgtCCCAGTCTCTCCCTGACCTGACACTACCTGTGTGTTGTCTGAGATTATGGTGTCTTGGGTGTTCACTTGGTGTTTTCCCAGTTCTTGGGAGTGGGGAACCTGTGGATACACCAAGCTCAGAGTCCTGAGTGCCAGCCAAG
This window harbors:
- the LOC111521130 gene encoding zinc finger protein 586 isoform X9; translation: MAAAAALRDPAQSSVTFEDVAVNFSLEEWSLLNEAQRCLYRDVMLETLTLISSLGCWHGGEDEAAPSKQSTCIHIYKDQGGHSGERPYECGEYRKLFKNKSCLTEPRRDHKHRNVRTGERPYECSKYGNLFNQNPTLHIRERFHTGQKTYECSECGKSFHQSSSLLQHQTRHARERPYECIECGKAFAEKSSFINHRKVHSGAKRYKCNECGKSFGYTSSLIKHRRIHTGERPYECSECGRSFAENSSLIKHLRVHTGERPYECGECGKSFRRSSSLLQHQRVHTRERPYECSECGKSFSLRSNLIHHQRVHTGERHECGQCGKSFSRRSSLIIHLRVHTGERPYECSECKKSFAENSSLIKHLRVHTGERPYECIDCGKSFRHSSSFRRHQRVHTGMRPYK
- the LOC111521130 gene encoding zinc finger protein 586 isoform X8, giving the protein MRKIKLEATALVESSVTFEDVAVNFSLEEWSLLNEAQRCLYRDVMLETLTLISSLGCWHGGEDEAAPSKQSTCIHIYKDQGGHSGERPYECGEYRKLFKNKSCLTEPRRDHKHRNVRTGERPYECSKYGNLFNQNPTLHIRERFHTGQKTYECSECGKSFHQSSSLLQHQTRHARERPYECIECGKAFAEKSSFINHRKVHSGAKRYKCNECGKSFGYTSSLIKHRRIHTGERPYECSECGRSFAENSSLIKHLRVHTGERPYECGECGKSFRRSSSLLQHQRVHTRERPYECSECGKSFSLRSNLIHHQRVHTGERHECGQCGKSFSRRSSLIIHLRVHTGERPYECSECKKSFAENSSLIKHLRVHTGERPYECIDCGKSFRHSSSFRRHQRVHTGMRPYK
- the LOC111521130 gene encoding zinc finger protein 586 isoform X10, which produces MLETLTLISSLGCWHGGEDEAAPSKQSTCIHIYKDQGGHSGERPYECGEYRKLFKNKSCLTEPRRDHKHRNVRTGERPYECSKYGNLFNQNPTLHIRERFHTGQKTYECSECGKSFHQSSSLLQHQTRHARERPYECIECGKAFAEKSSFINHRKVHSGAKRYKCNECGKSFGYTSSLIKHRRIHTGERPYECSECGRSFAENSSLIKHLRVHTGERPYECGECGKSFRRSSSLLQHQRVHTRERPYECSECGKSFSLRSNLIHHQRVHTGERHECGQCGKSFSRRSSLIIHLRVHTGERPYECSECKKSFAENSSLIKHLRVHTGERPYECIDCGKSFRHSSSFRRHQRVHTGMRPYK
- the LOC111521130 gene encoding zinc finger protein 844 isoform X11 translates to MAAAAALRDPAQVVGMEGKMRQHLLSRALVYIYTKTREVIVEKGLMSVGNIGNYLRTSPASLNPEEITNTGMFALEKGLMSAANMGIYLTKTLHSIFVRDFILGKRPMNAVSVENHFTKALHSCSIRHVTLEKGLMSVLNVGKPLLKSPVSLTTGKSTLEQSVTNAMNVESPLVIHLVSLNTGGFTLERGLMSAVNVGDPLLKTPVLLNT